A stretch of the Sulfolobus acidocaldarius SUSAZ genome encodes the following:
- a CDS encoding 3-hydroxypropionyl-CoA synthetase: MSVSWALPFEQKIIPKKGANKLVNINTYKEIHSQTVKEYRNFWASVASELEWFKPWEKVLDDSNPPFYKWFVGGEINASYLTVDRHAKSWRKNKVAILWEGEPVDEKGNPKEVRKLTYHDLYKEVNRVAYLLKEKYKLKKGDTIAIYLPMIPELPIFMLAAARLGVVFTVIFSGFSADALANRINDAEAKLVVTADGGWRRGKIVELKQIVDKALEKTPTVKDVIVVRRTGHKVNMMEGRDKYFDEVMKDIPQNVYVEPERLKSEDPLYILYTSGTTGKPKGIVHDIGGYETLLHATMRWVFDIRDDDIYWCTADIGWVTGHSYIVFGPLTEGVTTVMYEGALDYPQPDRWVSIIEHHSVTILYTSPTAIRSFMKFGEEWVKKHDTSTVRLIHSVGEPINPEAQEWMWKLVGREEIPFGSTWWMTETGGIMISHLPGLYLIPMKPGTNGMPIMGVEADVVNEDGKPANLEDRGYLVIKNPWPGMPLTIYKDPERYVKVYWSKFPGMFYVGDYAVKDRDGYFWILGRADEVIKVSGHRLGTYELESALIEHTAVAEAAVIGVPDPIKGEVPYAFVVLKSGQTPSQQLTQEILKTVREKVGPIAMVDKVFFVSKLPKTRSGKIMRRVVKAVVTKAEVGDITTLEDEASVDEVKKAYEEFKAEVGKSS; this comes from the coding sequence ATGTCCGTATCCTGGGCTCTTCCTTTTGAACAAAAAATAATACCCAAAAAAGGCGCAAATAAGCTGGTAAATATAAATACTTACAAAGAGATTCACAGTCAAACAGTTAAGGAATATAGAAATTTCTGGGCATCAGTTGCATCGGAACTGGAATGGTTTAAACCATGGGAGAAGGTACTGGATGACTCTAATCCTCCATTCTACAAATGGTTTGTAGGTGGGGAGATTAACGCCTCATACTTAACTGTAGATAGACATGCTAAAAGTTGGAGAAAGAACAAGGTTGCTATTTTATGGGAAGGAGAACCAGTTGATGAAAAGGGAAATCCTAAGGAAGTGAGGAAGCTAACTTATCATGATCTTTATAAAGAAGTTAATAGGGTAGCCTATCTCCTTAAGGAGAAATACAAGCTGAAGAAGGGTGACACTATTGCCATTTACCTACCTATGATTCCTGAACTACCTATATTCATGCTTGCAGCTGCCAGACTGGGTGTTGTATTTACAGTGATCTTTTCAGGATTTAGTGCTGATGCACTTGCAAACAGGATAAATGATGCTGAGGCAAAGCTTGTTGTAACAGCTGATGGAGGGTGGAGAAGGGGCAAAATAGTAGAATTGAAGCAAATTGTTGACAAGGCACTGGAAAAGACACCAACAGTAAAAGATGTCATAGTAGTTAGGAGAACAGGACACAAGGTAAACATGATGGAAGGAAGAGATAAGTATTTTGATGAAGTGATGAAGGATATACCGCAAAATGTTTATGTGGAGCCTGAAAGGCTAAAGTCAGAAGATCCATTATACATACTTTACACGTCAGGAACCACAGGAAAGCCTAAGGGAATAGTCCATGATATTGGAGGCTATGAAACTTTACTTCACGCCACTATGAGGTGGGTGTTTGATATAAGGGACGATGATATCTATTGGTGTACTGCAGATATTGGATGGGTCACAGGTCACTCTTATATAGTATTTGGTCCTCTAACAGAAGGCGTAACAACCGTAATGTACGAGGGAGCGTTAGACTATCCACAACCTGATAGATGGGTCTCGATAATTGAACACCACAGTGTCACAATACTATACACTTCCCCGACAGCGATCAGGTCTTTCATGAAATTTGGAGAAGAATGGGTGAAGAAACACGATACAAGCACTGTAAGGCTAATTCACTCTGTTGGAGAACCAATAAATCCAGAGGCACAGGAATGGATGTGGAAATTAGTTGGAAGAGAGGAAATACCATTTGGTTCTACATGGTGGATGACAGAAACCGGAGGAATAATGATAAGCCACTTACCAGGTCTCTATCTAATTCCAATGAAACCTGGAACTAATGGAATGCCAATAATGGGTGTTGAAGCTGATGTAGTAAATGAGGATGGGAAACCAGCTAATTTAGAGGACAGAGGATATCTAGTCATAAAGAACCCATGGCCAGGAATGCCATTAACAATATACAAAGATCCTGAGAGATATGTAAAGGTATACTGGAGCAAGTTCCCAGGTATGTTTTACGTAGGTGACTACGCAGTAAAGGATAGGGATGGGTACTTCTGGATACTAGGCAGAGCAGATGAAGTCATAAAAGTGTCTGGTCACAGATTAGGTACCTATGAGTTAGAGTCAGCGTTAATTGAACACACTGCAGTAGCAGAGGCAGCAGTAATAGGTGTACCTGATCCTATAAAGGGTGAAGTACCTTATGCATTCGTAGTGCTTAAATCTGGACAAACTCCAAGTCAACAACTAACCCAAGAGATCTTGAAGACTGTGAGGGAAAAAGTTGGTCCTATAGCTATGGTAGATAAAGTGTTCTTCGTTAGTAAATTGCCAAAGACCAGAAGCGGGAAAATAATGAGAAGAGTAGTAAAAGCAGTAGTGACTAAGGCTGAAGTAGGAGATATAACAACATTAGAGGACGAAGCGTCGGTTGACGAAGTCAAGAAAGCTTATGAAGAGTTTAAAGCTGAAGTAGGAAAATCAAGTTAA
- a CDS encoding ligase has protein sequence MKLRVLISEYPNDPYLNVAIDEALFAYNSIVLRLWRNSTSVVLGVLSKVKDEVNIEVTNQLGIPVIRRITGGGTVYHDMGNFNYTVIVENKDVKVKGIDFLYGFLLKGTINAVEHIIGDRVEIYNQTDIAYKHYKISGNAGYISNGKYLLHGTLLINSNLDLLHKTLIIPPKTLRNKEINMIKYRVNNLSSLLGRDIRLDLIISSFTKAFEEILNVDSYVDEITKNESELASVLVRDKYTNPNYIFKIK, from the coding sequence ATGAAATTACGCGTTCTGATAAGTGAGTATCCTAATGATCCTTATTTAAATGTAGCCATAGATGAGGCTCTATTCGCCTATAACAGTATAGTACTGAGATTATGGAGAAATAGTACTAGTGTAGTTTTGGGAGTACTGTCGAAGGTTAAGGATGAGGTGAATATTGAGGTAACTAATCAGTTAGGAATTCCCGTAATTCGTAGGATCACGGGAGGAGGGACAGTTTATCATGACATGGGGAATTTTAACTACACAGTAATTGTTGAAAATAAAGATGTGAAAGTAAAGGGTATAGATTTCCTTTATGGATTTCTTTTAAAGGGCACAATAAATGCTGTAGAGCATATAATAGGGGATAGGGTAGAGATTTACAATCAAACTGATATTGCTTACAAGCACTATAAGATTTCAGGAAACGCTGGTTACATATCTAATGGTAAGTATCTACTTCACGGAACACTGCTGATAAACTCAAACCTTGATTTGCTACACAAAACTCTGATTATACCACCCAAGACTCTGAGAAACAAGGAGATAAACATGATTAAGTACAGGGTTAATAATCTATCATCTCTTCTTGGAAGGGATATACGACTAGATTTAATCATTTCATCGTTTACAAAGGCTTTCGAGGAAATTTTAAATGTAGACAGTTATGTAGATGAGATAACTAAGAATGAGTCAGAATTGGCATCTGTCTTAGTTAGAGACAAATATACGAATCCTAACTATATATTTAAGATTAAATAA
- a CDS encoding biotin attachment protein has product MQYEIKVPEDIWPRRRDWDGEVVSVYVREGNYVDFDDLVAEVEIEKVVLKILSQVKGRVLKVLVNQGDKVGPGSTLVLVEVSSDEKRSGRED; this is encoded by the coding sequence GTGCAATACGAGATTAAGGTACCAGAGGATATTTGGCCAAGGAGGAGAGATTGGGACGGAGAAGTAGTGTCGGTTTATGTAAGGGAGGGGAATTATGTAGATTTTGACGATCTAGTTGCTGAAGTGGAGATTGAAAAAGTGGTACTGAAAATTTTATCCCAAGTTAAGGGAAGGGTTCTGAAGGTGTTAGTCAACCAGGGAGATAAGGTAGGACCGGGATCCACATTAGTATTAGTGGAAGTGAGCTCAGATGAAAAGCGAAGTGGTCGTGAGGATTAA
- a CDS encoding lipoyl synthase, with the protein MSTVCEEALCPNIMECWGSGTATFMIMGDICTRGCRFCYVKKGKPVLLDHEEPIKVAEAVREMGLDYVVITSVDRDDLVDGGAAHFSRVVKAVKEMNPDVIVEILTPDFMGNKELVEKVIESGVDVFAHNVETVRRLTPLVRDARASYEQSLRVISYAKNVVKKSSILLGLGESLEEVVETMKDLRNVGVDILVLSQYMRPSIKQLEVKKRYNMEEYKELEKIAYSLGFSYVVALPHARTSYRAKEAYLRAMANVKSNNRRS; encoded by the coding sequence ATATCCACTGTATGCGAGGAAGCTCTATGTCCAAATATCATGGAGTGTTGGGGATCAGGAACTGCTACATTCATGATAATGGGAGATATCTGCACAAGAGGTTGTAGGTTTTGTTATGTAAAAAAGGGTAAACCAGTCCTACTAGACCATGAGGAGCCAATAAAGGTAGCAGAGGCAGTAAGGGAAATGGGTTTAGACTATGTTGTTATAACCAGTGTTGACAGGGATGATTTAGTAGATGGGGGAGCTGCTCATTTTTCTCGAGTTGTTAAAGCCGTTAAAGAGATGAATCCTGACGTCATAGTTGAGATCCTTACACCAGATTTTATGGGAAATAAAGAATTAGTAGAGAAAGTAATAGAATCCGGCGTAGATGTGTTTGCCCACAACGTGGAAACAGTAAGAAGACTGACTCCATTAGTGAGGGACGCAAGGGCATCATATGAACAGAGTTTGAGAGTAATTAGTTACGCTAAAAACGTTGTCAAAAAATCCTCTATTCTTTTAGGTCTTGGGGAGAGCTTAGAGGAAGTAGTTGAAACCATGAAGGATTTGAGAAATGTCGGTGTGGATATTTTAGTCCTCTCCCAGTACATGAGACCCAGTATTAAACAACTGGAAGTTAAGAAACGTTATAACATGGAGGAATACAAGGAACTTGAAAAAATAGCTTATTCTTTAGGTTTTTCATATGTCGTTGCACTACCTCACGCTAGAACTTCCTACAGGGCAAAAGAGGCTTATTTGAGGGCGATGGCAAATGTTAAGAGTAATAATAGACGGTCCTAG
- a CDS encoding ligase, which translates to MLRVIIDGPRDPHYNMAIDEAIMGLRPYVKYDTLRIYMWSPSGVSIGRSQDAQRAVNIEEIKRLGFKLVRRPTGGGALLHPENNEITYSVVLSLDNPLAKIPVDESASSIARGIIDALQTIGSSAKVKDFGDKEKHDLCYLRRGSSDVILGGKKISGSAQVRNDRALLQHGTLLLRFEPEVWLRVINAPGYDHEMLRNRIAGLYEFTDVKLEKIIDSLVKGFSKELGDETFIGSLTPEEVQLSLELYQKKYSNDLWNLKGSLEQF; encoded by the coding sequence ATGTTAAGAGTAATAATAGACGGTCCTAGGGATCCGCATTATAATATGGCAATTGACGAAGCCATAATGGGTCTCAGACCATATGTAAAATATGACACACTGAGAATTTACATGTGGTCTCCCTCAGGTGTGAGTATAGGGAGATCACAAGACGCTCAAAGGGCAGTAAATATAGAAGAAATAAAGAGGTTAGGGTTTAAGCTAGTGAGAAGACCTACAGGAGGAGGAGCACTTTTACATCCCGAAAATAACGAGATAACCTATAGTGTTGTATTATCACTAGATAACCCATTAGCTAAAATCCCTGTGGATGAATCTGCCTCATCCATAGCCAGAGGTATAATTGATGCTCTACAAACAATAGGTTCTAGTGCTAAGGTAAAGGATTTTGGAGATAAGGAGAAACACGATCTCTGCTACTTGAGAAGAGGGTCCAGCGACGTAATCCTAGGAGGAAAGAAGATCTCTGGATCAGCTCAAGTTAGGAACGATAGGGCACTTCTACAACACGGTACACTTCTGCTTAGATTTGAACCTGAGGTTTGGCTAAGGGTTATTAATGCGCCAGGATATGACCATGAAATGCTCAGAAATAGGATAGCAGGCTTATATGAGTTCACGGACGTAAAATTAGAGAAAATAATTGACAGCTTAGTTAAAGGTTTTTCGAAAGAGTTAGGGGATGAAACTTTTATAGGAAGCTTAACTCCTGAAGAAGTCCAACTATCACTAGAGCTATATCAGAAAAAATATTCTAACGATTTATGGAATCTTAAGGGCTCTCTAGAACAATTTTGA
- a CDS encoding membrane protein: MREDFDQLLFGLAGVIFLEGLGIALDVVGQYAIGSVLIVIATVWILSIYFFMKYIEKKDSENEENEDNSYNNF, from the coding sequence GTGAGAGAAGACTTTGATCAATTGCTATTTGGGCTAGCTGGTGTGATCTTTTTAGAAGGGCTAGGTATAGCTCTGGATGTAGTAGGACAGTATGCCATAGGAAGTGTTCTTATCGTTATTGCAACAGTCTGGATCTTGTCTATTTACTTCTTCATGAAGTACATTGAGAAAAAAGACTCAGAAAATGAGGAGAACGAAGATAACTCATATAATAATTTCTGA
- a CDS encoding citryl-CoA lyase, with protein MIRRSQLYVPSISEKMIRKSIELKADSIVFDLEDAVPPEDKEKARELLVKLINELEWRNKELCVRMNSLQLVDAYRDIVTISKLDKISCIVVPKAEGDLSFLHKATGKDLIPLIETGKGLIKVEDIVRSEGVVGVSYGIADLSLSVGGDYNFYEKNEFVKTYVVTTAKAYDVDPIDKVYFDLKNVDGFRRECEEAKKLGFVGKQVIHPTQVEIANQVFSPTAEEIEWARRVIEAYDNAKREGRGTIRLDDKLVDYVHYKIAKRILEFQNL; from the coding sequence ATGATTAGAAGATCTCAGTTATATGTGCCTTCAATATCTGAAAAGATGATAAGAAAATCCATCGAGCTCAAAGCTGACTCCATAGTATTTGATCTCGAGGATGCAGTACCACCAGAAGATAAAGAAAAGGCTAGAGAGTTACTGGTAAAGCTGATCAATGAACTGGAATGGAGAAATAAGGAGTTATGTGTCAGGATGAATTCGCTTCAACTAGTAGACGCATATAGGGACATTGTTACCATTTCTAAGTTAGACAAGATCTCTTGCATAGTTGTTCCTAAAGCTGAGGGTGACTTATCATTCCTGCATAAAGCTACAGGAAAAGATTTAATTCCCCTGATAGAGACAGGAAAGGGTTTGATAAAAGTAGAGGATATAGTTAGATCTGAGGGAGTTGTAGGCGTAAGCTACGGTATCGCAGATTTATCACTCTCGGTAGGGGGAGATTATAACTTTTACGAGAAAAATGAGTTTGTTAAAACTTATGTTGTGACCACCGCTAAGGCTTACGATGTCGATCCTATAGATAAGGTGTATTTTGATCTAAAGAATGTAGACGGTTTCAGGAGAGAATGCGAGGAGGCAAAAAAACTGGGTTTCGTAGGCAAACAAGTAATTCACCCCACACAAGTCGAAATAGCTAACCAGGTGTTCTCCCCAACTGCAGAAGAGATAGAGTGGGCTAGGAGGGTCATTGAGGCTTATGATAATGCAAAGAGAGAGGGAAGGGGAACAATAAGGCTTGATGATAAACTGGTGGACTATGTACATTATAAGATAGCAAAGAGAATACTTGAGTTTCAGAACCTATAA
- a CDS encoding esterase, with amino-acid sequence MLISSEELNERLKQEEVFNFIGIRFEKVENGYSLLKFDFDKRLTRLGGMLHGGIMFSAIDYAGSMAVLSLSEVKDEVTAELKINFLKPMNKGPFTVEAKVVNKGNKLVTVQIYAYDGDKELCAVGLGTWSIYRF; translated from the coding sequence ATGCTCATATCATCAGAGGAACTAAATGAGAGATTAAAACAAGAAGAAGTATTTAATTTTATAGGAATAAGATTCGAAAAAGTTGAGAATGGTTATTCACTCCTCAAATTCGATTTTGATAAGAGACTTACTAGACTAGGAGGAATGTTGCACGGTGGTATAATGTTTTCGGCTATAGACTATGCAGGTAGTATGGCAGTGCTTTCATTGAGTGAAGTTAAGGATGAAGTCACTGCAGAGCTAAAAATCAACTTCCTCAAACCAATGAATAAAGGTCCATTTACAGTAGAGGCTAAAGTAGTAAATAAGGGAAACAAATTGGTTACTGTGCAGATTTATGCTTACGATGGAGACAAAGAACTCTGTGCTGTGGGCTTAGGAACATGGTCTATTTATAGGTTCTGA
- a CDS encoding electron transfer flavoprotein subunit alpha codes for MAELKIVVSIKQVPDADDLRIDPVTNNLVREGVPAVINPPDYHAIEEAIRLKERFGGKTMVLTMGPGQAEVALREALAMGIDEAYLISDRAMAGADTWATSYTVAKAVQRLGGADIILFGRRAVDGETEQVGPQTGKWLGIPVVAYVREIRSIENGKAVVVRTTEFEEEVIEVPLPAVFTILETANKPRQPDILSLIKAKTAKVTVWNKDDIKAEPTKIGLAGSPTKVIKVSPPPKTRKPEIIDGKKDPEKAAEWFLNKIYESLKEAESSLKEYVKPKAKVKVNSEIWVYIDHIGDRINKASLEILSEARRIADLMDTSVAGVVIGGESVKGIINEVYEYGADKVYFAETKGYDRYDNEVYTKALAKLAKKYKPEGIFFPGTRAARELASTSAIEIDTGLIADCTNFDVDDKGVLLATRPDFGGKEMSTIVCPRHRPVMVTTRAGVFMPLPRIPGRTGELIKEEIEDLYSRLRVLEYKNIEKRNILTEADIVVGVGRGIKSPENIKKFEELATALGGVVGVSKPLADMGWYPKDRQIGQTGTTIRPKVYIALGVSGAVQHLVGILSSRKIGAINLDQSAPIFDNCDFGVVGDIFEIVPKMMELIKKKGE; via the coding sequence TTGGCAGAGCTTAAAATTGTCGTTAGTATAAAGCAAGTTCCAGACGCTGATGACCTCAGAATAGATCCAGTAACAAATAACCTGGTCAGAGAAGGTGTACCGGCCGTAATAAACCCACCAGACTACCATGCAATAGAAGAGGCAATTAGACTAAAGGAAAGGTTTGGCGGAAAGACTATGGTCTTGACTATGGGACCAGGACAGGCAGAGGTAGCTCTTAGAGAAGCACTAGCCATGGGAATTGATGAAGCTTACCTAATAAGTGATAGAGCAATGGCTGGTGCTGATACATGGGCTACATCTTATACTGTGGCTAAAGCAGTTCAAAGACTAGGGGGCGCTGACATAATCCTTTTTGGTAGAAGAGCTGTCGATGGAGAAACAGAGCAGGTAGGTCCACAAACAGGTAAATGGTTAGGAATTCCAGTTGTAGCTTATGTTAGAGAGATAAGAAGTATAGAAAACGGTAAAGCAGTTGTAGTGAGGACAACAGAATTCGAGGAGGAAGTTATAGAGGTTCCATTACCAGCCGTATTCACGATTTTAGAGACAGCAAATAAGCCAAGACAGCCTGATATACTCTCTCTGATAAAGGCTAAGACTGCTAAGGTCACAGTATGGAATAAAGACGATATTAAGGCTGAACCAACAAAAATTGGTCTTGCAGGATCTCCTACTAAGGTTATAAAAGTAAGCCCACCACCAAAGACGAGAAAACCTGAAATTATAGACGGTAAGAAAGATCCTGAGAAGGCAGCTGAGTGGTTCTTGAATAAGATATATGAATCCCTGAAGGAGGCTGAAAGTTCTCTTAAAGAATACGTTAAGCCAAAGGCTAAGGTCAAGGTGAATTCTGAGATTTGGGTTTACATAGATCACATTGGTGACAGAATTAACAAAGCATCTCTAGAAATTTTGAGCGAAGCCAGGAGAATAGCAGATCTAATGGATACCTCAGTTGCAGGAGTAGTGATAGGTGGAGAGAGCGTAAAAGGTATAATTAATGAAGTTTATGAGTACGGTGCTGATAAAGTATATTTTGCCGAGACAAAGGGATATGATAGATATGATAATGAGGTTTACACCAAGGCTCTAGCAAAGTTAGCTAAGAAATATAAGCCAGAGGGAATATTCTTCCCTGGTACTAGAGCTGCTAGGGAATTAGCATCTACATCAGCTATAGAGATTGATACTGGATTAATTGCTGATTGTACGAATTTTGATGTTGACGATAAGGGAGTGTTATTGGCAACTAGACCTGACTTCGGAGGAAAGGAAATGTCCACTATAGTGTGTCCAAGACACAGACCAGTGATGGTCACTACCAGAGCCGGTGTATTTATGCCATTACCCAGGATCCCCGGAAGGACAGGAGAATTAATAAAGGAAGAAATAGAAGATTTGTACAGTAGGTTAAGAGTTCTAGAATATAAAAACATAGAGAAAAGGAATATATTGACTGAGGCTGATATAGTTGTAGGTGTAGGTAGAGGTATAAAGAGCCCAGAGAACATAAAGAAGTTTGAAGAGTTAGCTACAGCGTTAGGTGGTGTTGTAGGTGTGTCTAAACCATTAGCCGACATGGGTTGGTATCCAAAGGATAGGCAAATCGGTCAAACAGGAACTACCATAAGACCGAAAGTTTATATTGCCCTAGGTGTTTCAGGTGCTGTACAGCACTTAGTAGGTATATTATCTTCAAGGAAGATTGGTGCTATCAATCTTGACCAGTCCGCCCCGATATTTGACAACTGTGACTTTGGAGTAGTAGGAGATATATTTGAGATTGTTCCAAAAATGATGGAGTTAATTAAAAAGAAGGGGGAATGA